One Microbacterium marinum genomic window carries:
- a CDS encoding IS5 family transposase (programmed frameshift), giving the protein MRHEISDEAWAVMEPLMPTVTGRSRPWTNHRLAVEGMAWKYRTGAPWRDVPEQYGKWNSIYKRFSRWAADGTWEKLLAEVQRQADAAGKIDWVVSIDSTIARVHQHGATLKRDTGGSTNDRNPWVEPPDHGIGRSRGGLTTKLHMVCDGRGRPLGMLITGGNVNDTTMMTAVLEDIRVPRAGKGRPRTRPDRVLADKGYPSKANRAWLRSRGIAATIPERDDQIAHRRKRPGRPIDFGDQQQARYKGRNVVERCFNRLKQWRGIAMRSDKLARNYRAAICLAGTLIWVKTGAR; this is encoded by the exons ATGCGACACGAGATCTCTGACGAGGCGTGGGCCGTGATGGAGCCGTTGATGCCGACGGTTACGGGCCGGTCGAGGCCGTGGACGAATCATCGGCTCGCTGTCGAGGGAATGGCGTGGAAGTACCGCACCGGCGCTCCCTGGCGGGACGTGCCGGAGCAGTATGGGAAGTGGAACTCCATTTACAAGCGGTTCAGCCGATGGGCCGCGGACGGCACCTGGGAGAAGCTGCTCGCGGAGGTCCAGAGGCAGGCAGATGCCGCCGGGAAGATTGACTGGGTGGTCTCGATCGACTCCACGATCGCGCGTGTGCATCAGCACGGCGCGACCCTGAAGCGGGACACAGGGGGCTCTACC AATGACAGGAATCCGTGGGTCGAGCCGCCGGATCACGGGATCGGACGCTCTCGCGGCGGACTGACAACCAAGCTGCACATGGTCTGCGATGGCCGTGGCCGGCCGTTGGGAATGCTGATCACCGGCGGCAACGTCAACGACACCACGATGATGACCGCGGTCCTCGAAGACATTCGCGTGCCCCGCGCCGGTAAGGGTAGGCCCCGAACCCGCCCGGACCGGGTTCTTGCCGACAAGGGCTACCCTTCGAAGGCGAACCGCGCCTGGCTTCGCAGCCGCGGGATCGCTGCGACCATCCCGGAGCGTGACGACCAGATCGCGCACCGCCGGAAGCGGCCGGGTCGGCCGATCGACTTCGGCGACCAGCAGCAAGCTCGCTACAAGGGGCGCAACGTGGTTGAGCGGTGCTTCAACCGGCTCAAGCAGTGGCGCGGGATCGCGATGCGCTCTGACAAACTCGCCCGCAACTACCGCGCCGCGATCTGTCTCGCCGGAACTTTGATCTGGGTCAAGACCGGCGCGCGCTGA
- a CDS encoding MerR family transcriptional regulator produces MTDAAMHIGELAERTGLSLRTLRHYDEIGLVTPSGRTDGGFRLYTADDEARVMLIRRMKPLGYSLDQMRELLDLINLVNANPRDPELDARFESVRQEALERRDRLRIQLAAAEEFVAQLHARSTKV; encoded by the coding sequence ATGACTGACGCGGCGATGCACATCGGTGAACTGGCCGAGCGCACTGGTCTGTCACTGCGCACCCTCCGCCATTACGACGAGATCGGTCTCGTCACTCCGTCCGGACGCACCGATGGCGGGTTCCGCCTCTACACCGCCGACGACGAGGCACGGGTGATGCTAATCCGCCGGATGAAACCCCTCGGCTACAGCCTCGACCAGATGCGTGAGCTGCTCGACCTCATCAATCTGGTCAACGCCAACCCGCGCGATCCGGAACTTGATGCTCGGTTTGAGAGTGTCCGGCAGGAGGCGCTCGAGCGGCGCGACCGTCTCAGAATCCAACTCGCCGCCGCCGAGGAGTTCGTCGCTCAACTTCACGCCCGCTCCACGAAGGTGTAA
- a CDS encoding SulP family inorganic anion transporter codes for MTAVVPTQDPAARYRIEPTVLQALRSPRILTREVLAGLVVAIALIPEAIAFSIIAGVDPRVGLFSSFVMAVAIAFLGGRPAMITAATGAIALVIAPVAREYGMDYFIATVILGGLIQIVLALLGVAKLMRFIPRSVMVGFVNALAILIFISQIPQLLGVPWMVYPLVVAGLLIMYLMPLLTRVVPAPLVAIVLLTAAAVVFGISVPTVGDQGQLPQSLPELFIPNVPLTLDTLGIIFPFAAAMAIVGLLESLMTAKLVDDITDTHSRKTREAWAQGAANILSGAFGGMGGCAMIGQTMINVKASGARTRISTFLAGVFLLVLVLVLGDIVAVIPMAALVAVMIVVSVATFDWHSIRPTTLKRMPLSETLVMVVTVGITVWTHNLAIGVGVGVIAAMILFARRVAHFTTVTREITDQDGQPTARYTVDGELFFASSNDLTTQFEYTHDPDRVVVDLTRSHVWDASTVAALDAIHTKYEHLGKTVTFTGMNDATARFHGRLTGGLGNAH; via the coding sequence GTGACCGCCGTCGTGCCCACGCAAGATCCCGCCGCCCGCTACCGGATCGAACCGACCGTTCTGCAAGCGCTGCGCAGCCCCCGCATTCTCACCCGCGAAGTCCTCGCCGGACTGGTCGTCGCGATCGCGCTGATCCCCGAAGCGATCGCGTTCTCGATCATCGCCGGGGTCGACCCCCGGGTGGGGCTGTTCTCGTCGTTCGTGATGGCGGTCGCCATCGCATTCCTCGGCGGCCGGCCCGCGATGATCACCGCCGCAACCGGCGCCATCGCGCTGGTCATCGCCCCTGTTGCCCGCGAGTACGGGATGGACTACTTCATCGCCACCGTGATCCTCGGTGGGCTCATCCAGATCGTGCTGGCACTTCTCGGGGTGGCGAAGCTGATGCGGTTCATACCCCGCAGCGTCATGGTCGGGTTCGTCAACGCCCTCGCCATCCTCATCTTCATCTCGCAGATCCCGCAGCTGCTCGGGGTGCCCTGGATGGTCTACCCGCTCGTGGTCGCGGGCCTGCTCATCATGTATCTGATGCCGCTGCTGACCCGTGTCGTCCCGGCACCGCTGGTCGCGATCGTTCTGCTCACTGCCGCCGCTGTCGTGTTCGGTATCAGCGTCCCCACCGTCGGCGATCAGGGCCAACTCCCGCAGAGCCTGCCCGAACTGTTCATCCCGAACGTTCCGCTCACCCTGGACACCCTCGGCATCATCTTCCCGTTCGCCGCCGCGATGGCCATCGTCGGGCTCCTCGAATCCCTCATGACCGCGAAACTGGTCGATGACATCACCGACACCCACTCCCGAAAGACCCGCGAAGCGTGGGCTCAGGGGGCGGCGAACATCCTCTCCGGCGCGTTCGGTGGCATGGGCGGCTGCGCGATGATCGGGCAGACGATGATCAACGTGAAGGCATCCGGAGCCCGCACCCGCATCTCCACCTTCCTCGCCGGCGTGTTCCTCCTCGTCTTGGTGCTTGTGCTCGGCGACATCGTCGCCGTCATCCCCATGGCCGCCCTCGTCGCCGTGATGATCGTCGTCTCCGTCGCCACGTTCGACTGGCACAGCATCCGCCCCACCACCCTCAAGCGCATGCCGCTCAGCGAAACCCTCGTCATGGTCGTCACCGTCGGCATCACCGTGTGGACCCACAACCTCGCCATCGGCGTCGGCGTCGGCGTCATCGCCGCGATGATCCTCTTCGCCCGCCGCGTCGCGCACTTCACCACCGTCACCCGCGAGATCACCGACCAAGACGGCCAGCCCACCGCCCGTTACACCGTCGACGGAGAACTGTTCTTCGCCTCCAGCAACGACCTCACCACGCAGTTCGAATACACCCACGACCCCGACCGCGTTGTCGTCGACCTGACCCGCTCCCACGTCTGGGACGCATCCACCGTCGCCGCGCTCGACGCCATCCACACCAAATACGAACACCTCGGCAAGACCGTCACCTTCACCGGCATGAACGACGCCACCGCCCGATTCCACGGCCGCCTCACTGGCGGACTCGGCAACGCGCACTAA
- the moaA gene encoding GTP 3',8-cyclase MoaA encodes MTAVPVTIGRAPQAPADAAPADLGAGLVDTHGRVHRDMRISLTDRCSLRCTYCMPEQGNEWLARTSILSTDEIVEVAQTAAALGIRTFRLTGGEPLLRTDIVDVVRRVAAISGPDGPVEVAMTTNGIRLGEVLPDLIEAGLTRLNISIDTINREKFAALTRRDRLDDVLAGIAAAAASELTPLKLNAVAMRGVNDDELVDLVEFAMEVGAQLRFIEQMPLDSGHTWDRDAMVTREDILAALSERFGLEPVPGRGGAPAEKWRIDGGPHEVGVIASVTAPFCGACDRLRLTADGQFRNCLFSLTEYDVTTALRAMPADAAPSERSGVIAGILQACVHGKLPGHAINDPSFLQPARGMNAIGG; translated from the coding sequence ATGACGGCCGTGCCCGTCACCATCGGTCGTGCGCCGCAGGCGCCGGCCGACGCGGCGCCCGCTGACCTCGGTGCCGGCCTCGTCGACACCCACGGTCGAGTGCACCGCGACATGCGGATCTCGCTCACCGATCGGTGCTCGCTGCGCTGCACGTACTGCATGCCCGAGCAGGGCAATGAGTGGCTCGCCCGCACGAGCATCCTGTCCACCGACGAGATCGTCGAGGTGGCTCAAACTGCCGCAGCCCTCGGCATCCGGACGTTCCGGCTGACCGGCGGCGAGCCGTTGCTGCGCACCGACATCGTCGATGTGGTGCGGCGCGTGGCGGCGATCTCTGGCCCCGATGGCCCGGTCGAGGTCGCGATGACGACCAACGGCATCCGTCTGGGCGAGGTGCTTCCCGACCTGATCGAGGCCGGGCTGACGCGGTTGAACATCAGCATCGACACGATCAACCGCGAGAAGTTCGCCGCGCTCACGCGTCGCGACCGCCTCGACGATGTGCTCGCGGGGATCGCTGCGGCTGCCGCGTCGGAGCTGACGCCGCTGAAGCTGAATGCGGTCGCGATGCGCGGCGTCAACGACGACGAGCTCGTCGACCTGGTGGAGTTCGCGATGGAGGTCGGCGCGCAGCTGCGCTTCATCGAGCAGATGCCGCTGGACTCCGGTCACACCTGGGACCGGGACGCGATGGTGACGCGCGAAGACATCCTCGCCGCACTGTCGGAGCGCTTCGGGTTGGAGCCGGTGCCCGGTCGTGGGGGAGCGCCTGCCGAGAAGTGGCGGATCGACGGTGGCCCGCACGAGGTCGGTGTGATCGCGTCGGTGACGGCGCCGTTCTGCGGCGCGTGCGATCGGCTGCGGCTGACTGCGGACGGTCAGTTCCGCAACTGCCTCTTCTCGCTCACCGAGTACGACGTGACGACTGCTCTGCGGGCGATGCCGGCGGATGCCGCTCCCTCCGAGCGGAGCGGGGTCATCGCCGGCATCCTGCAGGCCTGCGTGCACGGCAAGCTGCCGGGCCACGCGATCAACGACCCGTCGTTCCTCCAGCCCGCGCGCGGGATGAACGCGATCGGCGGCTGA
- a CDS encoding ABC transporter ATP-binding protein, whose translation MRGLRAHVVVDRPRFRVDVAIDAAAGETVAVMGPSGAGKSTLLEALAGLAPLHDGEIVVGGRVVERTAVPRVRTAPMHRGVILLNQDPRLFPHLSARENVAFGPRAAGTPTDAARANADVWLERVGLAGMGERMPRELSGGEQQRVAIARALSASPRVVLLDEPLVALDPVTASSIRGMLRNQLVGTTTIAVTHDAADAVALAERLFIVEAGVVVQSGAVREVLHAPASTFVASIADVNRMPGVAADGRWTGGAALLTSADPASQALAATDGAPLAAVFRPADVRVVSGAGANAWPTEVVRVEPTLSGARIHTTSGAADIGAGDADVAPGDTVWLQVDPSHMRFVPIP comes from the coding sequence ATGAGGGGGCTGCGGGCACACGTCGTGGTCGACCGGCCGCGCTTCCGCGTCGATGTCGCGATCGATGCGGCGGCCGGTGAGACGGTGGCCGTCATGGGGCCGAGCGGGGCCGGCAAGTCGACGCTGCTCGAAGCGCTCGCCGGGCTGGCGCCGCTCCACGATGGCGAGATCGTCGTGGGCGGCCGTGTCGTCGAGCGGACCGCTGTGCCGCGCGTGCGGACCGCTCCGATGCATCGCGGGGTGATCCTCCTCAACCAGGATCCGCGCCTGTTCCCGCACCTGTCGGCTCGCGAGAACGTCGCGTTCGGCCCCCGGGCGGCGGGCACGCCGACCGACGCGGCACGCGCGAACGCCGACGTCTGGCTCGAGCGGGTGGGACTTGCCGGGATGGGGGAGCGGATGCCGCGGGAGCTGTCGGGCGGTGAGCAGCAGCGTGTCGCGATCGCCCGTGCCCTGTCGGCGTCCCCACGCGTCGTGCTGCTCGACGAGCCTCTCGTCGCGTTGGACCCTGTCACGGCATCGTCGATCCGCGGCATGCTCCGCAATCAGCTCGTCGGCACGACCACGATCGCGGTGACGCACGATGCGGCGGACGCGGTCGCGCTCGCCGAGCGGCTGTTCATCGTGGAGGCCGGAGTCGTCGTGCAGAGCGGCGCGGTGCGCGAGGTGCTGCACGCTCCGGCATCCACCTTCGTCGCGTCGATCGCAGACGTGAATCGGATGCCGGGTGTCGCGGCGGATGGCCGGTGGACGGGGGGCGCAGCGTTGCTGACGAGCGCGGATCCCGCGTCGCAGGCACTCGCGGCGACCGATGGCGCACCGCTCGCGGCGGTGTTCCGCCCGGCCGACGTGCGTGTCGTCAGCGGAGCGGGAGCGAACGCGTGGCCTACCGAGGTCGTGCGGGTCGAGCCGACGCTGTCGGGTGCGCGGATCCACACGACGTCCGGTGCCGCTGACATCGGAGCGGGGGACGCTGACGTCGCGCCAGGTGACACGGTATGGCTGCAGGTCGATCCGTCGCACATGCGGTTCGTGCCGATCCCCTGA
- the modB gene encoding molybdate ABC transporter permease subunit — MSERGYTPRVLALPAIVALAFLVLPLIALVARVEWSTFLADVTSPAAVAALGLSLGTGLAATLVCIVLGVPLALLIARSGPRVAALLRAAVTVPLVLPPMVGGIALLYLFGRSGWLGEWGLSFTTPAVVLAQTFVALPFLVLAVEGAVRATGVDYERTAAALGAGRWTILWRITLPLAVPGIVAGVVLCFARAIGEFGATALFAGNRPGVTQTMPLAIYTAFNGAGVTQGTAVALALLLLAAAIIVLLLVRGWRPGAVR, encoded by the coding sequence GTGAGCGAACGCGGCTACACCCCGCGGGTGCTCGCGCTCCCCGCCATCGTCGCGCTCGCGTTCCTCGTGCTTCCGCTCATCGCGCTGGTCGCGCGCGTCGAGTGGTCGACCTTCCTGGCCGACGTGACGTCGCCCGCAGCGGTGGCGGCGCTTGGCCTGTCGCTCGGCACGGGGCTGGCGGCCACCCTCGTGTGCATCGTCCTCGGCGTGCCGCTCGCGCTGCTCATCGCCCGGTCGGGTCCGCGAGTGGCGGCACTCCTGCGCGCCGCCGTGACGGTGCCGCTTGTGCTGCCGCCGATGGTGGGCGGTATCGCGCTGCTGTACCTCTTCGGACGCTCCGGGTGGCTGGGGGAGTGGGGGCTCTCGTTCACGACGCCGGCCGTCGTGCTGGCGCAGACGTTCGTCGCACTGCCGTTCCTCGTGCTCGCCGTCGAGGGCGCGGTGCGAGCAACGGGCGTCGACTACGAGCGCACCGCCGCGGCGCTGGGCGCGGGACGGTGGACGATTCTCTGGCGCATCACGCTGCCGCTCGCCGTGCCCGGCATCGTCGCGGGGGTCGTGCTGTGCTTCGCCCGCGCGATCGGCGAGTTCGGGGCGACTGCGCTGTTTGCGGGCAATCGTCCAGGCGTCACGCAGACCATGCCGCTGGCCATTTATACCGCGTTCAACGGTGCCGGTGTGACCCAGGGGACGGCCGTCGCGCTCGCGCTGCTGTTGCTGGCAGCCGCGATCATCGTTCTGCTGCTGGTGCGGGGCTGGCGGCCGGGAGCGGTGCGATGA
- the modA gene encoding molybdate ABC transporter substrate-binding protein — translation MPRSLRGIALVGTVALTVTACASTPAPSATDGAPLSESLTVYAAASLAASFGEIGDAFTARHPEVEVSAVYDGSSTLATQILEGAPADVFASADQANMAKASDATADPAVFASNTLVIAVPAGNPAGVASLDDLADVVTVLCAPEVPCGAASASLLDAASVTVDAASLEQNVTAVLTKVAAGEADAGLVYATDVIGREDIEAIVPDGADEVVNLYEIAAVADAASPDTADAFVDFVLSDEGQAILEEFGFGAP, via the coding sequence ATGCCTCGTTCGCTGCGCGGTATCGCCCTCGTCGGAACGGTTGCGCTCACGGTCACCGCCTGCGCGAGCACGCCGGCTCCCTCCGCGACGGATGGGGCACCCCTGAGCGAGTCACTGACCGTGTACGCCGCCGCATCTCTGGCCGCGTCGTTCGGTGAGATCGGCGACGCGTTCACTGCGCGGCATCCCGAGGTCGAGGTCAGCGCCGTCTACGACGGTTCGTCGACCCTGGCCACGCAGATCCTCGAGGGGGCACCGGCCGATGTGTTCGCGTCCGCCGATCAGGCGAACATGGCGAAGGCATCGGATGCCACGGCCGACCCCGCCGTGTTCGCCTCGAACACGCTCGTCATCGCTGTGCCCGCGGGCAACCCGGCGGGCGTCGCGTCGCTCGACGACCTCGCGGACGTCGTGACGGTGCTGTGTGCGCCGGAGGTGCCGTGCGGCGCGGCATCCGCTTCGCTGCTCGACGCGGCGAGCGTGACCGTCGACGCCGCGAGCCTCGAGCAGAACGTGACCGCGGTGCTCACGAAGGTGGCGGCCGGTGAGGCCGACGCGGGCCTCGTCTACGCCACCGACGTGATCGGCCGCGAAGACATCGAGGCGATCGTGCCCGACGGTGCCGACGAAGTCGTAAACCTGTATGAGATCGCTGCGGTGGCGGATGCCGCGAGCCCCGATACCGCGGACGCGTTCGTCGACTTCGTGCTGTCCGACGAGGGTCAGGCCATCCTCGAGGAGTTCGGGTTCGGGGCACCGTGA
- a CDS encoding TOBE domain-containing protein: MRTYRVARAARLLGVSDDSVRRWIDQGLLPVTDAVPAEIPGDALAAFAVDMANQPAEGSEHRSSARNSFVGIVTRVQIDGVMAQVDLQSGPHRVVSLMSAEAARELELEVGSLATASVKATNVVVEIARD; the protein is encoded by the coding sequence ATGAGGACCTACCGTGTGGCTCGTGCCGCCCGTCTGCTCGGCGTGAGCGACGATTCCGTGCGCCGATGGATCGACCAGGGACTCCTCCCGGTGACGGACGCCGTCCCAGCGGAGATCCCGGGTGATGCGCTGGCCGCGTTCGCCGTCGACATGGCGAATCAGCCCGCGGAGGGGAGCGAGCACCGCTCCAGCGCGCGCAACAGCTTCGTCGGCATCGTGACCCGCGTGCAGATCGACGGCGTCATGGCACAGGTCGACCTGCAGTCGGGTCCGCATCGGGTGGTGTCGCTGATGTCCGCCGAAGCGGCACGCGAGCTGGAGCTCGAGGTGGGCTCGCTCGCGACGGCATCCGTGAAAGCCACGAACGTCGTCGTCGAGATCGCGCGGGACTGA
- a CDS encoding HesA/MoeB/ThiF family protein, producing the protein MRPLVDAVPELDPDERVRTARHTVLRAIGDEGQRRLSAARVAVVGAGGIGSPALLALAAAGIGTLIVIDDDIVELHNLQRQIAHRVDDIGTLKTDSAARAVAALSPHTTVTPITARLDDANAVELLSGADVVIDTSDSFATRRAVAAATEALGLPLVWGAVREWHAQITVFWSTPPEGDPVVLNDLFAVGTEGDPPTCAQVGVLGALCVQVGGVLATEVVKLVTGAGQPLLGRMMVLDALSGRQHELALRSAKAAG; encoded by the coding sequence ATGCGCCCGTTGGTCGATGCCGTCCCCGAGTTGGATCCCGACGAACGCGTGCGCACAGCCCGCCACACGGTGCTGCGTGCCATCGGCGACGAGGGGCAGCGGCGCCTGTCCGCCGCGCGCGTTGCCGTCGTCGGCGCCGGCGGCATCGGGTCGCCCGCACTCCTGGCCCTCGCCGCTGCCGGCATCGGCACCCTCATCGTGATCGACGATGACATCGTCGAGCTGCACAACCTGCAGCGCCAGATCGCGCATCGAGTCGACGACATCGGCACCCTGAAGACGGACAGCGCTGCCCGCGCCGTCGCCGCGCTCTCACCGCACACGACGGTGACCCCGATCACTGCTCGCCTCGACGACGCCAACGCGGTGGAGTTGCTCAGCGGAGCCGACGTCGTGATCGACACGAGCGACTCCTTCGCGACCCGTCGCGCCGTCGCCGCGGCCACTGAAGCACTCGGACTGCCCCTAGTGTGGGGCGCGGTCAGAGAGTGGCACGCACAGATCACGGTCTTCTGGTCGACGCCTCCCGAGGGCGACCCCGTCGTCCTGAACGACCTCTTCGCGGTCGGCACCGAAGGCGACCCGCCCACCTGCGCGCAGGTCGGCGTGCTGGGCGCGCTCTGCGTGCAGGTCGGCGGCGTGCTGGCCACCGAAGTCGTCAAGCTCGTCACCGGTGCGGGCCAACCGCTGCTCGGACGCATGATGGTGCTCGACGCGCTCTCCGGGCGCCAGCACGAGCTCGCCCTCCGATCGGCGAAGGCGGCGGGATGA
- the glp gene encoding gephyrin-like molybdotransferase Glp, with amino-acid sequence MNDMRSVEEQLARVLAAVRVVPTDVIPVHDAAGRTLAAPATATHDIPLFDNSAMDGFAVRAADVADASPDNPVTLRVVADLPAGVSTDPRLTAGEAARIMTGSPTPSDADAIVPFESTVDGLADSLDVVRVIEAPAPGAFVRRRGADLHAGDVVIPAGERMGAFQVAAAVAAGVADVTVTRAPRVAVVSTGSELLTPGETPRRGLIPDSNGPLLERLVADADADLVFTARVADEGEGVAQATAAAREAGVDVIVFTGGVSAGAYEPVRAAFDGHGEVEFVRVSMQPGKPQAFGVVGDACLVFGLPGNPVSVAVSFEVFVRPALLALQGRNERFRPHLTLRAAESWRTPPGRRQYLPAVVDLAERTVRPATAGGSGSHLAGGLARASAFAIVPADVAEVAVGDEVDVMLVG; translated from the coding sequence ATGAACGACATGCGCAGCGTCGAGGAGCAGCTCGCCCGGGTCCTCGCGGCGGTCCGCGTCGTCCCGACCGACGTCATCCCCGTCCATGACGCGGCGGGGCGCACGCTCGCCGCACCCGCGACGGCCACCCACGACATCCCGCTGTTCGACAATTCGGCGATGGACGGCTTCGCGGTGCGCGCCGCCGACGTCGCGGATGCCTCCCCGGACAATCCGGTCACCCTCCGCGTCGTCGCGGACCTGCCGGCCGGCGTGTCGACCGACCCTCGCCTCACCGCCGGTGAGGCCGCCAGGATCATGACCGGCTCACCGACGCCATCCGACGCCGACGCGATCGTGCCGTTCGAGAGCACGGTCGACGGCCTCGCGGACTCCCTCGACGTGGTCCGAGTGATCGAGGCGCCCGCGCCGGGCGCCTTCGTCCGCCGACGCGGTGCCGACCTGCACGCCGGAGACGTGGTCATCCCCGCCGGCGAACGGATGGGCGCCTTCCAGGTGGCCGCGGCCGTGGCCGCAGGCGTTGCCGACGTGACCGTGACGCGCGCACCACGCGTGGCAGTCGTCTCCACCGGCAGCGAGCTGCTCACCCCCGGCGAGACGCCACGGCGCGGGCTCATCCCCGACTCGAACGGGCCGCTCCTCGAACGCCTCGTCGCCGACGCCGACGCCGACCTCGTCTTCACCGCGCGGGTCGCGGACGAAGGCGAGGGGGTTGCCCAGGCCACCGCCGCCGCCCGCGAGGCGGGGGTCGACGTCATCGTGTTCACCGGTGGGGTCAGCGCGGGGGCGTACGAGCCGGTCCGTGCCGCCTTCGACGGACACGGCGAGGTCGAGTTCGTCCGCGTCTCGATGCAACCGGGCAAGCCGCAGGCGTTCGGGGTGGTGGGCGACGCGTGCCTCGTCTTCGGCCTGCCCGGCAACCCGGTGAGCGTCGCCGTGTCGTTCGAGGTGTTCGTGCGTCCCGCGCTCCTCGCCCTGCAGGGCAGGAACGAGCGCTTCCGTCCGCACCTGACGCTCCGAGCCGCGGAATCGTGGCGCACCCCGCCAGGTCGCCGGCAGTACCTGCCCGCGGTCGTCGACCTCGCCGAGCGGACCGTACGCCCCGCGACCGCGGGAGGATCGGGGTCGCACCTGGCCGGTGGGCTGGCACGCGCGTCGGCCTTCGCCATCGTGCCCGCCGACGTGGCCGAGGTCGCCGTCGGCGACGAGGTAGATGTCATGCTGGTCGGATGA
- the moaC gene encoding cyclic pyranopterin monophosphate synthase MoaC — MSFPHLDSAGRAHMVDVTAKQPTVRTATARGFVRCSADVVAALRDGSAPKGDVIAVARIAGIQAAKSTAGLLPLAHVIGVHRASVELEVVADGVEIEATVGTADRTGVEMEALTAVSVTALAVVDMVKGLDRSVMIEDVRIVAKSGGRSGDWVRPGEAGPERDQS, encoded by the coding sequence ATGAGCTTTCCCCACCTCGACTCGGCCGGTCGCGCGCACATGGTCGACGTCACCGCGAAGCAGCCGACCGTGCGCACCGCGACAGCGCGCGGCTTCGTCCGCTGCAGCGCGGACGTCGTCGCCGCGCTCCGTGACGGCTCGGCCCCGAAGGGCGACGTGATCGCCGTGGCTCGCATCGCCGGCATCCAAGCAGCCAAGTCCACAGCAGGCCTGCTGCCCCTGGCGCACGTGATCGGCGTGCACCGCGCCTCGGTCGAGCTCGAGGTCGTCGCCGACGGCGTAGAGATCGAGGCGACCGTCGGAACGGCGGACCGCACCGGCGTCGAGATGGAAGCGCTGACCGCGGTATCGGTGACGGCACTCGCCGTCGTCGACATGGTGAAGGGGCTCGACCGGTCGGTCATGATCGAAGACGTCCGCATCGTCGCCAAGTCGGGCGGTCGATCGGGCGACTGGGTGCGGCCCGGTGAAGCCGGCCCGGAGAGGGACCAGTCATGA
- a CDS encoding MoaD/ThiS family protein produces the protein MTTVRYFAAAAEAAGTETEERNEATLAELRTAVLNEHPKLFLVLPDCAVLVDGVRTDGDISLANARLIDVLPPFAGG, from the coding sequence ATGACCACCGTGCGGTACTTCGCGGCAGCGGCCGAAGCGGCCGGCACGGAGACCGAGGAACGCAACGAGGCCACGCTCGCCGAGCTCCGCACCGCCGTTCTCAACGAGCACCCGAAGCTGTTCCTGGTCCTCCCGGACTGCGCGGTCCTCGTCGATGGCGTGCGGACTGACGGCGACATCTCGCTCGCGAACGCACGCCTGATCGATGTGCTGCCGCCCTTCGCGGGCGGCTGA
- a CDS encoding molybdenum cofactor biosynthesis protein MoaE: protein MNTVKIARIEETPLDLDAHMRAVESPAYGAVTTFVGRVRDNDPDARTGVVGLEYSAHPDAEQTLARIAAEAGGEAGAVVAVSHRVGHLEVGDAAVVIAVASEHRAEAFEVCRAVIETIKTDLPVWKRQLEADGTTAWKGIGS from the coding sequence GTGAACACCGTGAAGATCGCGCGCATCGAGGAGACACCCCTCGACCTCGATGCGCACATGCGCGCCGTCGAGAGCCCGGCGTACGGCGCCGTCACGACCTTCGTCGGCAGGGTGCGTGACAACGACCCGGACGCGCGGACCGGGGTCGTGGGACTCGAATACAGCGCGCACCCCGATGCCGAGCAGACGTTGGCACGGATCGCGGCCGAAGCCGGGGGCGAGGCGGGCGCCGTCGTCGCCGTCAGTCACCGCGTCGGGCATCTCGAGGTCGGAGACGCGGCGGTGGTGATCGCCGTCGCTTCAGAGCATCGCGCCGAAGCGTTCGAGGTCTGCCGCGCCGTCATCGAGACGATCAAGACCGACCTGCCCGTCTGGAAGCGTCAGCTCGAAGCCGACGGCACCACGGCCTGGAAGGGCATCGGGAGCTGA